The following are encoded together in the Thermomonas brevis genome:
- a CDS encoding TonB-dependent receptor: MKSNSLAKGLKRSALTVALGMCFVGGVQAQSSVGSIFGDTGASAPVSIENLDTGASRQINSDASGHFTFSQLAPGRYRVTSGGVTREVQVKVGTGTQVSLASVGDSGATTLDAVTVVGVSAINPIDVSSVESSTVFTQQQIQALPVGRDITNVALLAPGTVKGDAGFGNLASFGGSSVAENGYYINGFDVTNIFNFLSYAGLPFDAIAEQQVKTGGYGAEYGRSLGGVISLVTKRGTNEWKGGASVYWDPEFLRKHSANVLTRDTSLSSIGKKYYQYNHDDDSNSIAYNIYGGGPIIKDKLFVFGLIEGRKDTDNTFGENTSSHTSNTQPHGLVKLDWNITDSHVVELTAISNRDKVRTTTYRNPTGQYYTGEHGAEEFNYSTLTGGETYIGKYTGYFGDNFILSAQVGQLKSLVGDRDPALLGADMCSRAYDSRANPGDTVYIGCYNEANPFVRDQTRSADFDKRNAWRIDGEWILGSHKLRFGYDAEKFVSRRAGTSYSGDGLYYRYFKRTDDFDTGMGVVIPAGTDYVRTWDFRNTSGDFEVLNDAVYLEDSWQVTDNVLLYLGARGESFENRNADGIAFAKSDTLWAPRLGFSWDVKGDSSVKVFGNAGRYYIPIAGNTSVRMAGGESTATNYYLYSGQIDPATGLPVGGLGARINPVFNAPNPVAPNPHSVAATNLSPMYQDEFILGAQFQVNKNWMVGARAIYRDVKAGMDDICMHQPIQRWLEENGYPDAWWADSAYVGGPAPTCYMINPGEDVSLMVDPYGDGNLIEATVPASYFNLPAFGRKYQALEILFERFKSDNWYLQGSYTYARSKGTSEGYVNSTLVQTDAGITQDFDFKPFTDGTYGYLPNDRRHTLKVFGVYEFSDEWSASGNLLIQSGGPKSCYGFIPLDDPSINDSDVNTPVYDYYVANHWAGNSFYCKDSSGNPVLGHRGDRGRTSWITTLDAGIAYKPNWGNKKLTFEVKLFNMLNAQRVTKYNEFSELGSTNVEQYADPDYGNIVNYQAPRSGQFTVRYEF; encoded by the coding sequence ATGAAATCCAATTCCCTTGCCAAAGGGCTGAAGCGCAGTGCGCTCACCGTCGCCTTGGGCATGTGCTTCGTGGGCGGCGTGCAGGCGCAGAGCTCGGTAGGCTCGATCTTTGGCGACACGGGCGCAAGCGCTCCTGTTTCCATCGAGAACTTGGATACGGGCGCTTCCCGTCAGATCAACTCGGATGCATCCGGCCACTTCACCTTCTCGCAACTTGCTCCGGGTCGCTATCGTGTGACTTCGGGAGGTGTGACGCGCGAGGTGCAGGTCAAGGTCGGTACGGGTACCCAAGTCAGCCTTGCGTCAGTTGGTGACAGTGGCGCCACGACTCTGGATGCAGTGACGGTCGTGGGCGTTTCGGCGATCAATCCCATCGACGTCTCCTCGGTGGAGTCGTCCACCGTATTCACGCAACAGCAGATCCAGGCGCTTCCCGTGGGTCGTGACATCACCAATGTCGCCCTGCTTGCGCCGGGCACCGTCAAGGGCGATGCCGGTTTCGGCAATCTTGCGTCGTTCGGTGGCTCCTCGGTTGCGGAAAACGGTTACTACATCAACGGTTTCGACGTCACCAACATTTTCAATTTCCTGTCCTATGCCGGTTTGCCGTTTGATGCGATTGCGGAACAGCAGGTCAAGACTGGCGGTTACGGTGCTGAGTACGGTCGCTCGCTTGGCGGCGTGATCAGCCTGGTCACCAAGCGAGGCACCAACGAGTGGAAAGGCGGAGCCAGCGTTTACTGGGATCCTGAATTCCTCCGCAAGCACAGTGCCAATGTGCTCACGCGCGACACCAGCCTGTCTTCGATTGGAAAGAAGTACTACCAATACAATCACGACGACGATTCCAACAGCATCGCCTATAACATCTATGGTGGTGGTCCCATCATCAAGGACAAGCTTTTCGTATTCGGCCTGATCGAAGGTCGGAAAGACACGGATAACACCTTTGGCGAGAACACCAGCAGCCATACCTCGAATACGCAGCCACATGGCTTGGTCAAGCTGGACTGGAACATCACCGACAGTCACGTCGTTGAGTTGACTGCCATTTCAAATCGCGACAAGGTCAGAACGACTACCTACCGTAATCCCACCGGCCAGTACTACACTGGCGAGCACGGTGCCGAGGAGTTCAATTACTCCACCCTGACCGGTGGTGAAACCTACATTGGCAAGTACACCGGCTACTTCGGCGACAATTTCATTCTGTCCGCCCAAGTGGGCCAACTCAAGTCGCTGGTAGGCGATCGCGATCCTGCACTATTGGGTGCCGACATGTGTTCGCGTGCCTACGATAGCCGTGCGAACCCGGGCGATACCGTTTATATCGGTTGCTACAACGAGGCCAATCCGTTCGTTCGTGATCAAACCCGTTCGGCGGACTTCGACAAGCGCAATGCTTGGCGTATTGATGGCGAGTGGATCCTAGGCAGCCACAAGCTCCGTTTTGGCTATGACGCCGAAAAGTTCGTGTCACGCCGCGCTGGCACGTCGTATTCCGGTGATGGGTTGTATTACCGCTACTTCAAGCGTACCGACGATTTCGACACCGGCATGGGGGTAGTGATTCCCGCGGGGACGGATTACGTTCGCACATGGGACTTCCGCAATACCTCGGGTGACTTCGAGGTGCTCAATGATGCGGTCTACCTCGAGGATTCCTGGCAGGTCACCGACAACGTGCTGCTGTATCTGGGCGCACGCGGTGAAAGCTTCGAGAACAGGAACGCCGATGGCATTGCGTTCGCCAAGTCCGATACCTTGTGGGCGCCGCGGTTAGGCTTCTCGTGGGATGTCAAGGGCGATTCCAGCGTGAAGGTGTTCGGCAACGCCGGCCGTTACTACATACCGATTGCAGGCAACACCAGCGTGCGCATGGCTGGCGGCGAATCGACGGCGACCAATTACTATCTCTACAGCGGTCAGATTGATCCGGCAACCGGCTTGCCGGTAGGCGGTCTTGGTGCCCGCATCAATCCGGTGTTCAACGCGCCGAACCCGGTCGCGCCGAACCCGCATTCTGTGGCGGCAACCAATCTTAGCCCGATGTACCAAGACGAGTTCATCTTGGGCGCGCAGTTCCAGGTCAACAAAAACTGGATGGTGGGCGCGCGCGCGATCTACCGCGACGTCAAGGCGGGCATGGACGACATCTGCATGCACCAGCCTATCCAGCGATGGCTGGAGGAAAACGGCTATCCCGATGCGTGGTGGGCTGATTCCGCGTATGTGGGTGGCCCTGCGCCGACCTGTTACATGATCAATCCGGGTGAGGATGTCAGCCTGATGGTTGACCCCTATGGCGACGGCAACCTCATCGAAGCGACCGTCCCGGCATCGTACTTCAACTTGCCTGCGTTCGGCCGCAAGTACCAGGCGCTGGAGATCTTATTCGAGCGATTCAAGTCGGATAATTGGTATCTGCAGGGCTCCTACACTTACGCTAGGAGCAAGGGTACGTCCGAAGGTTACGTGAACTCGACCTTGGTGCAGACTGATGCCGGCATCACCCAGGATTTCGACTTCAAGCCCTTCACCGATGGAACGTACGGCTATCTGCCGAATGATCGCCGCCATACGCTGAAGGTGTTCGGCGTCTACGAGTTCTCCGATGAATGGAGTGCGAGCGGTAATCTTTTGATTCAGTCCGGCGGCCCGAAAAGCTGCTACGGCTTCATCCCGTTGGATGATCCCTCGATCAACGATTCCGACGTGAACACCCCGGTGTACGACTACTACGTGGCCAATCACTGGGCGGGCAACAGCTTCTACTGCAAGGACAGCAGTGGCAACCCAGTGCTCGGCCATCGCGGTGATCGCGGTCGTACCTCGTGGATCACCACGCTGGACGCAGGGATTGCCTACAAGCCGAACTGGGGCAACAAGAAGCTGACCTTCGAGGTCAAATTGTTCAACATGTTGAACGCACAGCGCGTCACCAAATACAACGAGTTCTCTGAACTTGGCAGTACGAACGTGGAGCAGTACGCGGACCCCGATTACGGCAACATTGTCAATTATCAGGCGCCGCGTTCCGGGCAGTTCACGGTACGCTACGAGTTCTGA
- a CDS encoding phosphoenolpyruvate carboxykinase (GTP): MNAEVPSAAGSRLAALNRWVADVAALTKPDAIHWCDGSDAENAALIAKMQADGTLLPLNPETHPNSWLHRSHPDDVARVEHLTFVCTPEREDAGPNNHWMPPAEAHAKMDALFDGCMRGRTMYVIPYCMGPIDSPLSRCGVEITDSPYVVANMRLMTRMGAPALARIEREGSFVKGLHSTGELDPERRFIVHFPEELTIKSYGSGYGGNALLGKKCHALRIASHQARKEGWLAEHMLILGIENPQGDTHYIAAAFPSACGKTNLAMLIPPEGYRRDGWKVWTVGDDICWMRPGADGRLYAINPEAGFFGVAPGTSAKSNPNALASIQSNTIFTNVGVTADNQPWWEGIDNGQVPVTDWRGEPFDPAKRPAAHPNSRFTVSAKQCPSYSPMAEDPHGVPISAIVFGGRRASLVPLVFEARDWTHGVLVGAAMGSETTAAATGAVGVMRRDPMAMKPFCGYNFADYFAHWLSFDTPGAKLPKVFHVNWFRKGDDGKFLWPGFGDNLRVLEWMIGRVEGKADAVETPIGLLPGEAGLNLEGVALSDEARDKLFGLDRAGWQAEFASIGEYLAEYGPRLPRALLDEQERIAKALG; this comes from the coding sequence ATGAATGCAGAAGTACCTTCCGCGGCCGGCAGCCGGCTTGCCGCATTGAACCGGTGGGTGGCCGACGTCGCCGCCCTGACCAAGCCCGACGCCATCCACTGGTGCGACGGCAGCGACGCCGAGAACGCCGCGCTGATCGCGAAGATGCAGGCCGACGGCACGCTGCTGCCGCTCAATCCGGAGACGCATCCGAACAGCTGGCTGCACCGCTCGCATCCGGACGACGTGGCCCGCGTCGAGCACCTCACCTTCGTGTGCACGCCCGAGCGCGAGGACGCCGGCCCCAACAACCACTGGATGCCGCCCGCCGAGGCGCACGCGAAGATGGACGCGCTGTTCGACGGCTGCATGCGCGGTCGGACGATGTACGTCATCCCGTATTGCATGGGGCCGATCGACTCGCCGCTGTCGCGCTGCGGCGTCGAGATCACCGACTCGCCCTACGTCGTCGCCAACATGCGGCTCATGACCCGCATGGGCGCGCCGGCGCTGGCGCGCATCGAGCGCGAGGGTTCGTTCGTGAAGGGCCTGCACTCCACCGGCGAACTCGACCCCGAGCGCCGCTTCATCGTCCACTTCCCCGAGGAGCTGACGATCAAGTCCTACGGCTCCGGCTACGGCGGCAACGCCCTGCTGGGCAAGAAGTGCCACGCCCTGCGCATCGCCTCGCACCAGGCGCGCAAGGAAGGCTGGCTGGCCGAGCACATGCTGATCCTCGGCATCGAGAACCCGCAGGGCGATACGCACTACATCGCCGCCGCGTTTCCGTCCGCCTGCGGCAAGACCAACCTCGCCATGCTGATCCCGCCGGAAGGCTACCGCCGCGACGGCTGGAAGGTGTGGACGGTGGGCGACGACATCTGCTGGATGCGCCCCGGCGCCGACGGCCGCCTGTACGCCATCAACCCGGAGGCGGGCTTCTTCGGCGTCGCGCCCGGCACGTCGGCGAAGTCCAACCCGAACGCGCTGGCGTCGATCCAGTCCAACACCATCTTCACCAACGTCGGCGTCACCGCCGACAACCAGCCGTGGTGGGAAGGCATCGACAACGGCCAGGTGCCGGTCACCGACTGGCGCGGCGAGCCCTTTGATCCGGCCAAGCGTCCGGCCGCGCATCCCAACTCTCGCTTCACCGTCAGCGCGAAGCAGTGCCCGTCGTACTCGCCGATGGCCGAAGACCCGCACGGCGTGCCGATCTCCGCCATCGTCTTCGGCGGCCGCCGCGCCTCGCTGGTGCCGCTGGTGTTCGAGGCGCGCGACTGGACCCACGGCGTGCTGGTCGGCGCGGCGATGGGCTCGGAGACGACGGCCGCCGCCACCGGCGCGGTCGGCGTCATGCGCCGCGACCCCATGGCGATGAAGCCCTTCTGCGGCTACAACTTCGCCGACTACTTCGCCCACTGGCTGTCGTTCGACACCCCGGGCGCGAAGCTGCCCAAGGTCTTCCACGTCAACTGGTTCCGCAAGGGCGACGATGGCAAGTTCCTGTGGCCCGGCTTCGGCGACAACCTGCGCGTGCTGGAGTGGATGATCGGTCGCGTGGAAGGCAAGGCGGATGCGGTGGAGACGCCGATCGGTTTGCTGCCGGGCGAAGCGGGGCTCAACCTCGAAGGTGTGGCCTTGTCCGACGAGGCGCGCGACAAGCTGTTCGGCCTTGATCGCGCAGGTTGGCAGGCCGAGTTCGCGAGCATTGGCGAGTACCTGGCCGAGTACGGCCCGCGGTTGCCGCGGGCGCTGCTGGATGAGCAAGAGCGCATTGCGAAAGCGCTGGGTTGA
- a CDS encoding transposase → MAMQRVIVELKREAVRLPEHGDKPVTQLALKLGVPRNRLYKWRETLRAQGDHAFLGYGRRSLE, encoded by the coding sequence ATGGCGATGCAGCGGGTCATCGTGGAACTCAAGCGTGAGGCGGTTAGGTTGCCGGAACATGGCGACAAGCCGGTCACGCAGTTGGCGCTCAAACTTGGCGTGCCGCGCAACCGGCTCTATAAGTGGAGAGAAACTCTGCGCGCGCAAGGCGATCATGCGTTCCTTGGCTATGGTCGTCGTTCACTCGAATAA
- a CDS encoding tetratricopeptide repeat-containing sulfotransferase family protein, which produces MNASTPMAGVNAALANVARLLDEQPALAARQARELLKVVPGHPGVVLLLGVAANVERDFGHALAVLEPLVQAHPAMAKGWLELAVARIGLGQSELALEALIRAVALQPHLPCAWLTLAELRAVDGDASGANEAYLEHLRQSPHDPELMAAASALDRNAMAEAEIRLQKRLRRQPGDVAVMRMLAELRMRQARNDEALRLLDQVLERVPDFDIARQNRAVALNRLNRHGEALAEIEFLLERDPDNQVLKNMAAVILGKLGEFNRAIATYEAVLSREPGQADVWINYGNALKTAGRTADAVAAYRRCVELRPGFGEAWWSLSNLKTVRFDHYDVAEMRKQLAGNDLEESERFHLEFALGKALEDAGHYEAAFEHYLRGNAIRRSRVQYDANRNTRQRQSAQIAYTRDFFASRNGTGSQADAPIFVVGMPRSGSTLVEQILASHPLVEGTMELPAVIAIAQELERRCGDPDKTYHHVLANLDRDELAALGVRYLQRTRVQRKLGRPFFIDKMPNNFAHVGLIHLILPNAKIVDVRRHPMACCFSNFKQHFARGQTFSYDLDDLGRYYTDYVALMAHFDDVLPGRVHRIIYEELVNDTEQQVRALLTYCGLEFDPRCLRFFENDRAVRTASSEQVRKPIYREGLDHWRHFEPWLSPLEEVLRPVLDCYQQVPATLR; this is translated from the coding sequence ATGAACGCATCAACTCCGATGGCCGGGGTAAATGCCGCGCTCGCCAATGTCGCCAGGTTACTTGACGAGCAGCCGGCGCTCGCCGCCCGGCAAGCCCGCGAATTGCTGAAGGTGGTTCCCGGACATCCTGGGGTTGTGCTGCTGCTTGGGGTGGCTGCGAACGTGGAGCGGGATTTTGGGCACGCCTTGGCAGTGTTGGAACCACTCGTGCAGGCGCACCCCGCGATGGCGAAAGGTTGGCTCGAGCTGGCCGTTGCCAGGATCGGTCTAGGGCAGAGCGAGCTCGCGCTCGAGGCTCTAATACGGGCGGTGGCCCTGCAGCCCCATCTTCCATGTGCATGGCTCACGCTAGCGGAATTGCGTGCAGTGGACGGCGACGCTAGTGGCGCCAACGAAGCGTACCTCGAACACTTGCGGCAGAGTCCGCATGACCCAGAGTTGATGGCCGCCGCTTCGGCGCTGGACCGGAACGCGATGGCGGAGGCCGAGATACGGCTGCAGAAGCGCCTCCGGCGCCAACCGGGCGATGTCGCGGTGATGCGCATGCTTGCAGAGTTGCGCATGCGCCAGGCGCGTAACGATGAAGCGTTGCGTCTGCTTGACCAAGTCCTTGAGCGGGTGCCGGATTTCGACATCGCGCGGCAGAACCGGGCGGTTGCACTGAATCGTCTGAATCGGCACGGCGAGGCTTTGGCGGAGATCGAGTTCCTGCTCGAACGCGATCCAGACAACCAAGTTCTAAAGAACATGGCGGCAGTGATCCTTGGAAAGCTGGGCGAGTTCAACCGCGCAATTGCGACCTACGAAGCGGTGCTTTCTCGCGAACCTGGGCAGGCGGATGTCTGGATCAATTACGGCAATGCGCTGAAAACAGCGGGACGTACCGCTGATGCGGTTGCGGCTTATCGTCGATGTGTCGAGTTGAGGCCGGGATTCGGAGAGGCGTGGTGGAGTCTGTCCAACCTGAAGACGGTTCGATTCGATCATTACGATGTCGCAGAAATGCGCAAGCAGTTGGCTGGGAACGATCTGGAAGAGAGTGAGCGCTTCCACCTGGAGTTCGCACTAGGCAAGGCGCTGGAGGACGCCGGACACTACGAGGCTGCGTTTGAGCACTATCTGCGGGGCAATGCGATCCGTCGCAGTCGTGTGCAATACGACGCCAATCGGAACACGCGGCAGCGCCAGTCGGCGCAGATCGCATACACGCGTGATTTCTTTGCTTCACGCAACGGGACCGGTAGCCAGGCGGACGCTCCGATCTTCGTGGTGGGTATGCCGCGCTCAGGATCTACACTTGTCGAACAGATTCTTGCCAGCCACCCTCTGGTTGAAGGGACGATGGAGCTGCCAGCGGTCATTGCGATTGCGCAAGAGTTGGAGAGGAGGTGCGGCGATCCAGACAAGACGTACCATCATGTGCTGGCAAACTTGGATCGCGATGAGCTCGCAGCGTTGGGAGTGCGCTATCTTCAGCGCACTCGGGTGCAACGCAAGCTCGGACGTCCGTTCTTCATCGACAAGATGCCGAACAATTTTGCCCACGTGGGGTTGATCCATCTGATCCTTCCGAACGCGAAGATCGTGGATGTCCGGCGACACCCAATGGCCTGTTGCTTCTCCAACTTCAAGCAACACTTCGCACGCGGTCAGACTTTCAGCTACGACCTCGACGATCTGGGGCGCTACTACACGGACTATGTGGCACTGATGGCACACTTTGATGATGTGCTGCCAGGGCGTGTGCATCGGATCATCTATGAGGAGCTGGTAAACGACACCGAGCAGCAGGTACGCGCGTTGCTGACCTATTGCGGCCTCGAGTTTGATCCGCGCTGCCTCCGTTTCTTCGAGAACGATCGAGCTGTGCGGACGGCGAGCTCGGAACAGGTAAGGAAGCCGATCTACCGAGAGGGACTTGATCATTGGCGGCATTTCGAGCCATGGCTGTCACCGCTCGAGGAGGTGCTGAGGCCGGTGCTCGACTGCTATCAACAGGTGCCGGCTACGCTGCGATGA
- a CDS encoding DDE-type integrase/transposase/recombinase translates to MRRLAAYACRSAVMHMVIRQRCTRPAVGWRHHRAAYASGPLYIAALVDACSRRVVGWAMDDQLDLTERVLDMLLQPPSEAGLVLHHGRGSQYPGARYRAKAEAAKIQLGINRPGVPG, encoded by the coding sequence ATGCGCCGCCTCGCAGCGTATGCCTGCCGCAGCGCGGTTATGCACATGGTCATTCGCCAGCGATGCACCAGACCGGCTGTGGGTTGGCGACATCACCGTGCTGCCTACGCGTCAGGGCCGCTGTACATCGCCGCGCTCGTCGATGCCTGTAGCCGTCGCGTCGTCGGCTGGGCGATGGACGATCAACTAGACCTGACCGAGCGGGTGCTCGACATGCTGCTTCAGCCCCCGTCCGAAGCAGGCCTGGTCCTTCACCACGGCCGCGGCAGCCAGTACCCCGGCGCGCGTTACCGGGCGAAAGCGGAGGCAGCGAAAATCCAGCTCGGCATAAATCGGCCGGGCGTACCAGGCTGA
- a CDS encoding TonB-dependent receptor — protein sequence MASNYIAKSLKRSALTVALGLCFAGGVNAQSTSGSIFGKAEAGQTVTIVSETGLTRNLTVDASGTYNVTTLPAGNYKVTSGGTTRDVVVRVGSGAQVDFSAATTLDAVLVQGTAHLDVDVSQTDTRTVFTAEDLKTFALPRDVNSVALLAPGVINSTSYNFAQSNIGSFGGSAASENAYYINGYPVTNPLTNLGATTLGFDSIAQQQVLTGGYGAEYGRSTGGVVSLITKRGTNEWHGGVYAIYAPNSLRSSAKDIYYPDTGHYSEANHYPSQNGQPQFYTDGKLFDYNRGNTQTTLTYGLWAAGPIWKDRLFIYANAERTEIDQETSRVTGNLQGKNASGGSAISATNLVQAWGVNTFTYPRWTVKTDWNITDDHILELTAVQDNATTDYEYYGFNYDTMTRDNVSYNGPHQTKDNSRLYIGKYTGYLTDNLTISAQYGEQKVDHVPDALTGYDPSKTYISALSATTVPAQYASITNPQPYLTITDPSTDKTKGYRFDVNYLLGNHEIRVGLDHFEATSYIGDRYTGPGYIWVYGKMDTPTEAISASDGVGSPASGGGLGSQGYYVSKRYSSHGGSVSTEQQAWFIEDRWQVTDNLLLSLGLRNDSFTNYNGDGLAYVEQKNNWAPRLGFSWDVNGDSSFKVFGNVGRYHLALPNNVAIRGANASLSTQQYFTYTGIAADGTPTGTNAIPLIHQDRLCPNGGISTNLECGTAPDPATVAIKDLKAHYQDEFILGMQRVENEMFSWGAKMTYRDLKSAIDDTCPSECRIFNPGEAATFLIPNGDGTYTEQSYTVEELGFPKLKRKYWALDLYGQYVNDGLFAKVEYTLSKNWGNAEGQLNSSLDTGTGGQADVSVTSDWDLPELLEGANGLLPNHRKHQVKAFGSVKLSDQFRVGGSVIIQSGRPKDCKSYYPYAKPGLYNNGFYYFYCGVPGAQTAVNNPNVVPNDGYVFSPRGSAGETPWVATFNMNFTYTPSWLEGLTASVDVLNLFNTQTATAYNPRSANSRSTVDPTFNKVSYYTSPRSVRFTVRYDF from the coding sequence ATGGCTTCTAATTACATTGCCAAGAGCCTGAAGCGGAGCGCGCTCACCGTCGCTCTGGGTCTGTGCTTCGCTGGCGGCGTCAATGCGCAGAGCACCAGCGGCTCGATCTTCGGCAAAGCCGAGGCTGGCCAAACTGTCACCATCGTCAGCGAAACGGGCCTGACCCGCAACCTGACAGTGGATGCCAGCGGTACTTATAACGTCACGACGCTGCCCGCAGGCAACTACAAGGTCACGTCCGGTGGTACCACTCGTGACGTGGTCGTCAGGGTCGGTAGCGGTGCGCAGGTCGACTTCAGCGCAGCCACCACTCTGGATGCCGTTCTCGTGCAGGGCACTGCCCATCTGGACGTCGACGTCTCCCAAACCGATACACGTACCGTCTTCACCGCTGAAGATCTGAAGACTTTCGCGCTGCCCCGTGATGTCAACTCCGTTGCATTGCTGGCCCCGGGCGTCATCAATAGCACGAGCTACAACTTCGCCCAGTCCAACATCGGCAGCTTCGGTGGCTCGGCGGCTTCCGAGAATGCGTACTACATCAACGGCTACCCGGTCACCAATCCGCTGACCAATCTCGGTGCGACTACCTTGGGCTTTGACTCCATTGCACAGCAGCAGGTGCTGACTGGTGGTTATGGTGCCGAGTACGGTCGTTCCACTGGTGGCGTGGTTAGCCTCATCACCAAGAGGGGCACCAACGAATGGCATGGCGGCGTTTATGCCATTTACGCCCCGAATTCGCTGAGGTCGTCGGCGAAGGACATTTACTATCCGGATACCGGTCATTACAGCGAGGCAAACCATTATCCGTCGCAGAACGGTCAGCCGCAGTTCTACACTGACGGTAAGCTGTTCGATTACAACCGTGGCAACACACAAACTACCCTGACCTATGGTCTGTGGGCGGCTGGTCCGATTTGGAAGGATCGCCTGTTTATCTACGCCAACGCCGAGCGCACCGAGATCGATCAGGAAACGTCGCGCGTCACTGGTAACCTGCAAGGCAAGAACGCATCGGGTGGGTCGGCAATCTCGGCGACCAACCTCGTGCAGGCGTGGGGCGTGAACACCTTCACCTATCCGCGCTGGACCGTGAAGACCGATTGGAACATCACCGACGATCACATCCTGGAGTTGACCGCTGTCCAGGACAACGCCACAACCGATTACGAGTACTACGGTTTCAACTACGACACCATGACTCGTGACAATGTGAGTTACAACGGTCCCCACCAGACCAAGGATAATTCGCGTCTCTACATCGGCAAGTACACGGGTTACCTGACGGACAATCTGACCATCTCCGCTCAGTACGGCGAGCAGAAGGTGGATCATGTTCCGGATGCACTGACCGGCTATGACCCGAGCAAGACGTACATCAGCGCGCTCAGTGCCACCACGGTGCCGGCTCAGTACGCTTCCATCACGAATCCGCAGCCGTACCTGACCATCACCGACCCGAGCACGGATAAGACCAAGGGTTATCGTTTCGACGTCAACTATCTGCTTGGTAACCACGAAATCCGCGTGGGTCTTGACCACTTCGAAGCCACGTCCTACATCGGCGACCGCTATACCGGTCCGGGCTACATCTGGGTTTATGGCAAGATGGACACGCCGACGGAAGCCATCAGTGCCAGCGACGGCGTGGGCAGTCCGGCGAGTGGCGGTGGTTTGGGGTCGCAGGGTTACTATGTCTCGAAGCGTTATTCGTCGCATGGCGGCTCGGTGTCCACTGAACAGCAGGCTTGGTTCATCGAAGACCGTTGGCAGGTGACCGATAATTTGCTGCTGTCGCTCGGCCTGCGTAACGACAGCTTCACCAACTACAACGGCGATGGTCTGGCCTACGTTGAGCAGAAGAACAACTGGGCCCCGCGGCTGGGCTTCAGTTGGGATGTGAACGGCGATTCCTCATTCAAGGTGTTCGGTAATGTGGGCCGTTACCATTTGGCCCTGCCCAACAACGTGGCCATTCGTGGCGCCAACGCGTCGTTGAGCACCCAGCAGTACTTCACCTACACCGGAATCGCGGCCGATGGCACTCCGACCGGGACGAATGCGATTCCGTTGATCCACCAGGATCGCCTGTGCCCCAACGGTGGCATTTCGACCAACTTGGAATGCGGTACCGCGCCGGACCCGGCTACCGTTGCCATCAAGGACCTGAAGGCGCACTACCAGGATGAATTCATCCTTGGCATGCAGCGTGTTGAAAATGAGATGTTCTCCTGGGGCGCGAAGATGACCTATCGCGACCTCAAGAGCGCGATCGACGATACCTGCCCGAGCGAATGCCGCATCTTCAACCCGGGTGAAGCAGCAACCTTCCTGATCCCGAACGGTGACGGTACCTACACCGAGCAAAGCTACACGGTTGAAGAATTGGGCTTCCCGAAGCTGAAGCGCAAGTACTGGGCTCTGGATCTGTATGGGCAGTACGTCAACGACGGGTTGTTCGCCAAGGTGGAATACACCCTGTCCAAGAACTGGGGTAACGCCGAAGGTCAGTTGAACTCCTCGCTGGACACCGGTACCGGTGGACAGGCTGACGTGTCCGTGACTTCCGATTGGGACTTGCCTGAACTGCTGGAAGGTGCCAACGGTCTGCTGCCGAATCACCGCAAGCACCAAGTCAAGGCGTTTGGTTCGGTGAAGCTGAGCGATCAATTCCGTGTGGGCGGCTCGGTGATCATCCAGAGCGGACGTCCGAAGGACTGCAAGAGCTACTACCCGTATGCGAAGCCCGGTCTGTACAACAACGGCTTCTATTACTTCTATTGCGGTGTGCCGGGTGCCCAGACTGCGGTGAACAATCCGAACGTCGTTCCGAATGATGGGTACGTGTTCTCTCCGCGTGGTAGCGCCGGTGAGACTCCGTGGGTCGCCACCTTCAACATGAACTTCACCTACACCCCTAGCTGGCTCGAAGGTTTGACGGCTTCGGTGGACGTGCTCAACCTGTTCAACACGCAAACGGCTACCGCGTACAACCCGCGTTCGGCCAACTCGCGCAGCACGGTTGATCCGACCTTCAACAAGGTGTCGTATTACACCAGTCCGCGTAGTGTGCGCTTCACTGTTCGGTACGATTTCTAA